In Hylaeus volcanicus isolate JK05 unplaced genomic scaffold, UHH_iyHylVolc1.0_haploid 12237, whole genome shotgun sequence, the genomic stretch atttgaatttttcttaatataatttatgtataagattcttttagaaataatGACCAGGCTGGAACATGTGGATCGACGTGGCGAATGGCATCCCTAGACTTTACAGGATGGAAACACAGAGGAGTGGCTGTTGATAAACGTTTTAGTTTAGCTTCTGGTTATGCATCAGATAGTCAGGCCGAAACTGGTGGTTTTAGTTCCGTTAACACTCCTAATTTAGACAGTATGTACTAAAATTGCGTCATTAAAGGtgttgtatataaaaaaaactcatTGCTTACATAtatgcaaataaaacattttccacgtttttattttctataaaaaattgCCAGCATTGTTAAATAtcctttaacaaattttatttattcagatAATTTGCAAAcagataatttttttacacgtCGATTGGGGGGCTCACTTTCAATGGACCATACTTTTCCTAACATTTCGTTCAACGATTGGATGCTTAAAAATCAAATGTTCGAAACAGGAGGAAAATGTTCAGATGAGtctatagaaaatgatagaagtCGTATGAGTGAGGAACCTTATAGCCTATCACacactttttcaaaaagtgcTTCACCTTCCTTCATGGATCGAACGTTTCTTCCCATAAGTCTCGAAACAATTCAAAATGAGCCACAAGACTGTCACGGTTTCAAAAACCGTTTTACCACCAATGGATTTTATACTTggacaagaaaaaaatttcacgaatcgCTACTAGAATGTTTATCGCGAATTTCGagcaataaagaaataaattttaatcaacttGTTCCTCCCGATGAAGCGAATGCATTTCATGCTTCAAcaacattctttaatttattaatgttagCATCAtcaaacgaaatttcaataaagCAAAAGTCATTTGATTCACCTCTTCTTGTCACTCTTGTACGTGCATAACCGCGTTACAAATTCTTCTTTAACAAtactcaatttttttatgttgaCTTTTTTTAGGTTCTTGATGTAGTTAATACAGAACGTTGTACAAAAAATGACACAGCTGACATATCCTTTTACTCACAGAATGATTTGATTTTAACGCCGTGTTAATGCACTCCTAAACCGGGGCACCTTGGGACCTAGGTTATCTCTACCCTATTGATGCATATGtttagtaagaaaaaaaaaaaatctattcctttcatattttctttaatttttttaatattttacttttttttaaaaaaactaaaactttccgaaaatcatttcaaatttttaaaacataacatttttatgCCATTGTACGAGATGCAAAAAAAACGATTATTAATGATAGGTCGAATTGTTACAGAAATGGATAGAAAGGCACGAAAAACATACTAAGAACGCGACGACAAGGAAGCATCATCAGCACCCAACTTTCAagtacttttgtttttattgctTTTTCCTCATATAAATCGGAAAAATTTGGATTTAAACTCCACTCTTAGTCATTTTGAAATCCCTGGCTCTGCACAGCGTGTGCACGTAAGAAGCAATATGTAGTGGAGGGTTTCTCAATAATTGTGGTGCAAggataatattatatgaatcTATAAGTACAAAAAAGAGACacgataaatttttttgttaggtattttttaaagaaagtatGGGTAACATAATGTACTAATACTCGAAGTTTCGGaaccatttttatttgcttgAATAggtcataaaaaatatttgttcaaaacACTACTggttcattttattaattcctaGTTTTGattgacaaaattttgttttagctCAAATTTCCTAAGACTTCATCCCCTTGCATCCCAAACCGACTTCATTGATTCAGATGTTTTTGCAGAATCAAAAAGTTCTAacaaacctttttttttgtttgaaccaacataaaaaaattatttaacaatattccATGTGCAACACTTCTCCGTTCATGTAGGATATAATGCAATCATTGCAATTCATTAGTTTAATGTCTTTTTAGCGTTCAAGCATATAAGTGTTCAGATGCTGTGAGTGATCCACCAGTGTTTTCTTCTAAATTCGTGACCGTGCCAAGTTTACCCATGGGACCTCCTCCCCCATTGCCATGCGAGTATGCATTCAACTCATACAGTGTTCTAGTCCCTAGTCAGCTTCCTGAAACCTTAAGAAACAACCCTTTTATTCCAATTCCAAATGAGATTCTTGGAACTCTGCCTATGACGAAAACGGTACGGAAGAAGGCGTTTAAAAGTTGTCAAACGGAACTGGATGAACGTATGGACGTTGCACATGGGAAAGGATTTAACAGTGAGAGTATGTCAACTATTCTTGTAAAACATGTCAGTGAATATCCCCCTTTGCCGGATTACAACATTCATGCtaaggaagaaaattttaatcctTTCGTTCTGACCGACACATTAAATCTATTGcgtttttcgaaatatttttataagtcTTTTTGTCACACGTCTAAGCATGTCACACTGCGTCGTTCGGAGAGCGCACCtaatctattaaaaaaaaattctcttatAGTTTCCTTGTTCCCAAAAAGTAAGAGTTGGGAGCTCACAGTAATGGAGTCCAAGAAAACACCAGTACCTAACCAAACTAAAAATATCCCATCAAATACTGACGCATTCATACAATATCCTCAACATGCTTCACATACTTGGAGTCTCCCTGAAAAAACGGATGTATTTCAACAAAACTCAAACGCAAAATCTTCCGCCTCGTGTCCCAAAATAGTGAAGAGTCATGATGTTTCACTTACGAAAAAGAAGTGCTGTGAAAATGATAAACGACCCCAACATTTACGGACTACTAGactactaaaaaaaatgtcaaagcctttaatttcttctaaaattatttttaacggaTTGcatgaaaacaaacaaaatctCAAGGCGGGTCATGCCCCTGATCCATCAATATATGTAAGAAATTAGTTGCCTTAGTCAGACGTGTACTCCATccataagttttttttttgcgtttttTGCCAGTCCATCCGTCAAACAggattatacaataaatttagtaGGACAGTGAAGAACATCatagataagaaaaaaaataatttaatcgaatactcAGTCGCACCAAGCAAGCAGTGTCAATCTCGGGTCCAAACAGTTCGTTCTAAAAAAATGATGGTCGAGAATGCGTCAAAAAGTGAGATTTCTAGTACTCGCGCTTCAGAGCAGAAATCAATACATCGGTTTCCTAAAAcgtttgtaaatttttctcGTGTGGTTCCGCggtataaacattttaataaggTTGATATATCCAGCGACTACAGATCcataaagaaaaatgctgtttaaaaatgtagaattctAAAGAAGAACACTCTTTGTtactgatattaaaataactatGAGTAAACATCCACTGAAAGAGTAGaaattgatgttttttttttttcacaaaaaagagaagaatgCTTGTGATAAATACTTAGCGAAGATGGATTAACAAGTCCACGCATTCTTGCAAAACATTCTGTTTGAaacaaagttaaaaataaaacttgccACTCCTCAATGTCAaatcttttgaaataaacaaatatagtggtttaatttaaaaaaaaaataagtgacaATAGActagtttttctttcttgaaaGAAACggtttttttaaacataaagcTGTGCTGAAATCGGAAATTTACAATGTTCATGCTTCATGGTAACGTAAAACGGCATACCAAGtggaaagtttaaaaaaaaacacacaattCAATCTTCTATAGATATAGAATAGGTGTACGAGTACCTAGAGATACCCGAATCGTATATGAAGATTGATTTACTTTTCAACAAACGGATTGGAGAGGAGTACTCTTGTCATAGAAATTTTTCGAGCGTGtaggaaaaaaattcaagtacaCAAATCAGTGTatatgttttctaattttacagtcgcttattttgtattttcgtcAAAGTAAGCTAGACGCTTAACAATAGCACAAACAACAAGCACTGCTCAGTCTGGTGTTGCCACTGTTTGGCGATATGATAAGTCACATTCTTTTAAATGACTTAGAAAGCTCAACAAGGTGACTATGAAGAGAagttgaaaacaattacttCAAACTTCACTTATACGAACAACAATAGTACTTTTCGATTAGGCCATAACTAAAGGAATGCGCATTTTGTATTCTTAGGGGGTTATCCTATTTTAAGCTGagattttttcgtttcatgCACTAAGTCTCTGTTGTAACtaattttcctatttattgcaaaaggttaatataATCAATTCAACATCAAATAATCAAGACCTTTTCTATGCAATTCTTTCATTAAcagaatatgtaaaaataattagtgATAATTAATGTAAGCAAgactttgttaattaaaattagatgACAATTCATCAGCCGCCTCTGgcgtcctttttttttgtttaaaaaaacattacacCAACGATTTTCGTACTAATATAGAACAATTGAAACAATTCTAATCTTCACGCGACCATTTCAAAGTAGATAATCAGTGAATCTTATGTACAAAAACTGAGATGGAATGGTTGAATTAGTGGAGTTTGGAGAAAGCCGTCTAATTTTTGTGATACTTCCACAGTATTATCaagtgttattaaaaaagaaacactagTACTTTTCATGCTTCGTTTTCATTGACAGGACCAAAGCCTCAATACTACTAAGCAGCCAAATAACCTTTGCAGATGTTTAATTCGACGTATATCATTTCCTAACAGTAGTACTCCTTTAAatgtgttattttaaaatgatacGACAcatacttgtttatttattaattcgtattaaaaaaaatttctacttgttgaataaagattttttttttaattaaataaaaaaggtaTATAAGTTTTTTGTTACTATGTATGCTTATTCATGGAACCACGGTTTTACTAGTTGGAATCCTTTTAAACACAGCgggatattatttataaactaacaaaaaaaacaaatggtcCTGATGTTTTTTGCGCGAGGATATCGTTTGCTCgcttgaataaaattttccttgcTTTTAACGAACGTTATCAGTTAAATGCAAATACTTTAATGTGAACACTTGCTCGGTTATAGGACattcgttaaaagaaaaataataacataaattagTAGTACTTTTTAACTGCCATTTGTAGAAGTCgccgtaaataaatattttattaatttaacaaaaactttttgtttcacggTTTCACATTGTTTACtggaaatgttttattcaataCTAGTGAAGATAATAGTCTactgtaaaatgaaatgtttcatagcattcaaaaagaaaatacagttTTGTTGGTACACAAATGCCATCAAAGGTCCATGTTGTTTATTAGTGATGTTAAGTACACTTCAACCAAACATAATTAATTGGATGCGTCCAAATTGGCGTTATTTTCCGGCATTTCCAAATCTTTTCCATATTTAGCAATAAGAATTGTACTAACCGCAAACCCTATCACACGAAGTACCAGCCGAGAAGACTCCGACAGGTAGATTTTCGGTTCTGGAGGCGGAAAAAATCCAAACATACAAAAATCGGAAAAAAGACTTTCGAAAAAAACTTTCAAGTTTTGTGATAATGACGAGAAGACGTTTCAAATACTCTGAAAGCAAACCATATATGATAGGttgtagtaaaaaaaaatgttgttcgtttcaattattgaaaaataccgTAAAAGACGTTCAAAATATGGAGTTTAGGCACACTTGTGAGATTAACAGAAAAAACGTGAATGGTAAGAATGTTTTTCTTGGCCGTAACGCAACAGAAACGAACCAAGGTTGTTTCTTAGGGTAAAAATGGTACGATTCAATTTAAGAAAAgttaaaatagtttttttctattaatagtACTAGTAAAATTTtggtaaaattttttttttagtttttagtaaaaattttttaaaactcattatttccttttaatgATAATTTGATTATTATATGGTTACTCCATAACAGGGCGAACAATTTTGACTTCAACTTTATTATGTGCTGAGAAACTTGTGCCTCCGGGAATTAAATGCACAATATCGGAAGGTGTTACGCAGGGATGGGACGGAATGAATCCTTGTAAAACATTAAGCTTTAAACATTCCTAAATTGTGTCGAGCAAATGACACACAAACTCACATGGTAACAAAATTACCTCAAGAATGATTTGACCTGTTTGTTTTAAAGCAATAGCTTTTTTGAAACCAATTTGTTTTTTGGTTATAGCACAAATCCATGAATCCTGTTTTTGTTCAAACATACTAAACCACCCATAAAACAATGactaggaaaaaaaaacgtacgCTGTTTCAATTTGCGTTTGACAAAGAGGATGTAATGTTACAATGTCTTTTAAATGAAGACGCGTTTTTGTCATGGGACAAAAAAAGTGACTAAACGCGAAGATGAAGTAAATTGGGTAAGGAATTCAATACATACCATCTAGGAGGCTTTGTTTGTGCAGATTCTTTTTCCTTACGTTTCAATAAAGGCATTTCTGAATTGGTTCCAGCCatctaattttattgtaaagaGTCTTAGTGTAATGAATACTAAGTGTTACCCAGAAGGATGCAGATATGTCTTTTTTCGACCCTGCAACGGAATCAGTGGTggatttctaaataaatagaaactatGACACGTTCTTGAAgcatgtttaattatgtaaaaagaTCATGGCTTAAAACATTAAAGGATAGCTTAAATTACTTTTGATTTTGTCTTACTAAAAAATCCACAGATGACGCATTGAATGAATCTTTTTCAATGTTTGGAACGCCTTGATTTGCGAAGAGAAACTTGTGAATTTCTTCTTGAGACTCTTCTTGCTGTTTTAAGTGTATTTTCTGTCCATCAAGACAAAAGAATGTTAGACGCCTTCTTGCTAACAAAGAAGATAAACATACGCGTTCGTTCTCAGACTGTTCCATATGCCACTCATGTAAACGTCGCTCATACTGTTCTTTCTGAACGGccaaattttccattaaacaGTTACGGCAGTAAATATACCCTAAAAACTTGCCATGAAAGTTAACTTTGTAGGATTTTTCATAGGTGCTTATAAACAGTAAAGCCTAATCTCTTACCTTGTAACGTACACACTGGCTTAACGGCTATACTTAAACAAAGCCAACAATCCTCAAAACGTCTTAAAGACTCACCTTCTAAACGTGATGTTAAAGTTCCGAAATCTAACAAGtgttatttaagaaaataatttttgttgcttTGTACTTTaacctttcaatttttttctttcatgaTACGTGAAGAAAGAATGtgctgtattatttttactatgaCGTGACATCAATAGAAATGACGAATTGATTAAGAATTTTTACGGAAACTACAACAaggcaattttcaataataaaattgtttacacaTGCAGGCTTAATTAATCTGTTATATGACATTACAAGAAAAACAAGATAATGTTCTGAAATGACACTTTGTAGGTGTTGGCAGCCCTCTTTTTGACATTTCAACCACTTTTACattactttctttattttatgaatgttaaaattttttatgaacttttttatttaatgtatgcatcacaaatttttctctaaaacCTCGATACACGCATTTTTCagttatttacataataagcAGTAACTTATATCTTACATTCTTAACAAATGTAAAAGTGTTACGCTAAGAATTCTAGTGATTTGACTGTATACAAAGGCAACATTGTTAAACTAAGAAATGATACATGTCTTTTTTAAGTCACTAAGtagtttgatataaaaaaaatttattaacagaaaTGTCGTTAAAATTACTAAcccaaaaaataatatgtgaATCTGacttgttaacaaaaaaaaaaaaatattttttctaatattttatgcaacataatgcattataaaatattttatagaatggTATTCCAATAATCAatacaaaacattttaaaaagcaattcaggtaaatttttttccaatagAGGAAGTAGTAAAATGTACTTAATACtgtagtattttttttcaattgtcgttttaatttgttttaaaacaaaaaaaaaataaattgatgttCTTAGTGGAAAGCGTACTTTTTCCAATTACAAATGTGTTATGTAGGAATATTTCGTTAcgagtatttttcttttaaaactgTTTGCTtgaggaaatgaatttttctttggtttcaaataattgttggGTCACCAGTCAAGACTAGTTCATTCGCCCCAATAAGACAGTACAACGAGTATAGTGTAACCCAACACACAGATTTATAAACAGACTGGTTCAGGAAAAAAAACGACGGTGTACGTTCTTTTGTTGTTATTGGGCTATTCCCATTGGTGGCGTCATGGTGTTTGTCAAGGTTGTTAAAAGTAAATCTTATTTCAAGCGGTATCAGGTAAAATATCGTCGGAGAAGAGAAGGAAAGACGGATTACTATGCGCGACGCCGATTGGTTAACCAAGATCAAAATAAGTACAACTGTCATAAGTACAGATTTGTAGTTCGACGGGTAAACAAgtgctattatttttttactcatGTGTCTTgataaaacgaattttttgtgTAGACTAATCAAAGAATCATCTGCCAAGTTGTGTATTCAACTATTCAAGGAGATCATGTCATCACAAGTGCCGATTCGtttgaattaaagaaatatggTATACCTGTCGGGCTGAGTAACTACGCTGCGGCGTATGCCACTGGATTACTAGCGGCCAGACGTTTACTAGTCTCTTTGGGTATTGATAAGAAATTCGAAGGAGTTGTTAATGTGACGGGTGAAGAATATCATGTTGAAGAAGAAATGCGAGAAGACTGCCGACCTTTTAAAGCAATGTTAGATGTCGGACTTGTTCGAACGACAACTGGAAACAGAGTGTTTGGAGCAATGAAAGGAGCATGTGATGGTGGTCTTCATATACCTCACAGCACCAAGCGGTTTCCAGGTGCGTCAAGCGAGAAAggacagaaagaaaaatacgatCCCGAAGTTCATCGTGCAAGAATTTACGGACAACATGTAGCAGAATATATGCGTCACTTACAATCTGAATCTCCAGATAAGTTCAAAGCGCATTTCTCTagatttataaaagaaaatatctcaCCTGACTCAATtgaagaaatgtatacaaaagcTCACGCTCAAATTCGCGCACATCCTGAGCatcaaaagaaggaaaaagaacaTGCCAAGAATGTTCGTGATGGAAACTTCATTTGCTCTGGCAATGTTAAGTACTTGAGACCGTTGAAAATGACTCGTGAACAACGTCGTGATCGTGTTACACAAAAACTTCAAATTATGGCACAAAAAATGGAAACTGCTGAGTAGTGCCATTTCTATTTCGTgtctagtttttttttttttagttcacaCTCTCCGTGTAATGGTAACTATCATAAAAACTGTAAACATTTCTagtttaacataaaaaaacaaggacagatttgaatgaaaattcctTCTTTCAGTGAAAGCAAATAGATCTTTCTAGCAAAAAGTTTTTTTaggtaaatttttttttttaatatttttaaaacttaattGAACGTAGCATAAAACGGTTTTTAGAGTTTTGCacagatttttatattaatagtatTACGATTCTTTAAaggttgaaaaaaaaaatatctttttaaagTAGTCATGAATCGAAGGGTGAGGATTATGAAACAAACATAGcctttttttccttcgttttagAGTACTTCCACTCTTGCTTTGTATTCATTTAAAGCAATTCAAATATGGTACTTGGTAGCAAGCGTATGCATGTAATCCTAGAATTTTTGCGTGTAAAGCAGATGAAACGTCAAGTTTTACTAACAACTTGATTCAATTAATGTGAATATAAcggaaacaataaatttaaaagaaaacaaagcgcacttttcaatttttgtatgctCAAGTACCTT encodes the following:
- the LOC128883766 gene encoding 60S ribosomal protein L5-like; its protein translation is MVFVKVVKSKSYFKRYQVKYRRRREGKTDYYARRRLVNQDQNKYNCHKYRFVVRRTNQRIICQVVYSTIQGDHVITSADSFELKKYGIPVGLSNYAAAYATGLLAARRLLVSLGIDKKFEGVVNVTGEEYHVEEEMREDCRPFKAMLDVGLVRTTTGNRVFGAMKGACDGGLHIPHSTKRFPGASSEKGQKEKYDPEVHRARIYGQHVAEYMRHLQSESPDKFKAHFSRFIKENISPDSIEEMYTKAHAQIRAHPEHQKKEKEHAKNVRDGNFICSGNVKYLRPLKMTREQRRDRVTQKLQIMAQKMETAE
- the LOC128883783 gene encoding nitric oxide synthase-interacting protein-like isoform X2 produces the protein MSRHSKNNTAHSFFTYHERKKLKDFGTLTSRLEGESLRRFEDCWLCLSIAVKPVCTLQGYIYCRNCLMENLAVQKEQYERRLHEWHMEQSENERKIHLKQQEESQEEIHKFLFANQGVPNIEKDSFNASSVDFLKSTTDSVAGSKKDISASFWMAGTNSEMPLLKRKEKESAQTKPPRCHFFCPMTKTRLHLKDIVTLHPLCQTQIETAMFEQKQDSWICAITKKQIGFKKAIALKQTGQIILEECLKLNVLQGFIPSHPCVTPSDIVHLIPGGTSFSAHNKVEVKIVRPVME
- the LOC128883783 gene encoding uncharacterized protein LOC128883783 isoform X4; the encoded protein is MENLAVQKEQYERRLHEWHMEQSENERVCLSSLLARRRLTFFCLDGQKIHLKQQEESQEEIHKFLFANQGVPNIEKDSFNASSVDFLKSTTDSVAGSKKDISASFWMAGTNSEMPLLKRKEKESAQTKPPRCHFFCPMTKTRLHLKDIVTLHPLCQTQIETAMFEQKQDSWICAITKKQIGFKKAIALKQTGQIILEECLKLNVLQGFIPSHPCVTPSDIVHLIPGGTSFSAHNKVEVKIVRPVME
- the LOC128883783 gene encoding nitric oxide synthase-interacting protein-like isoform X1; protein product: MSRHSKNNTAHSFFTYHERKKLKDFGTLTSRLEGESLRRFEDCWLCLSIAVKPVCTLQGYIYCRNCLMENLAVQKEQYERRLHEWHMEQSENERVCLSSLLARRRLTFFCLDGQKIHLKQQEESQEEIHKFLFANQGVPNIEKDSFNASSVDFLKSTTDSVAGSKKDISASFWMAGTNSEMPLLKRKEKESAQTKPPRCHFFCPMTKTRLHLKDIVTLHPLCQTQIETAMFEQKQDSWICAITKKQIGFKKAIALKQTGQIILEECLKLNVLQGFIPSHPCVTPSDIVHLIPGGTSFSAHNKVEVKIVRPVME
- the LOC128883783 gene encoding uncharacterized protein LOC128883783 isoform X3 yields the protein MSRHSKNNTAHSFFTYHERKKLKDFGTLTSRLEGESLRRFEDCWLCLSIAVKPVCTLQGYIYCRNCLMENLAVQKEQYERRLHEWHMEQSENERVCLSSLLARRRLTFFCLDGQKIHLKQQEESQEEIHKFLFANQGVPNIEKDSFNASSVDFLKSTTDSVAGSKKDISASFWMAGTNSEMPLLKRKEKESAQTKPPRCHFFCPMTKTRLHLKDIVTLHPLCQTQIETAMFEQKQDSWICAITKKQIGFKKAIALKQTGQIILEVILLP
- the LOC128883783 gene encoding uncharacterized protein LOC128883783 isoform X5, which translates into the protein MENLAVQKEQYERRLHEWHMEQSENERKIHLKQQEESQEEIHKFLFANQGVPNIEKDSFNASSVDFLKSTTDSVAGSKKDISASFWMAGTNSEMPLLKRKEKESAQTKPPRCHFFCPMTKTRLHLKDIVTLHPLCQTQIETAMFEQKQDSWICAITKKQIGFKKAIALKQTGQIILEECLKLNVLQGFIPSHPCVTPSDIVHLIPGGTSFSAHNKVEVKIVRPVME
- the LOC128883765 gene encoding uncharacterized protein LOC128883765; the protein is MNPMDQHVTFTQMLVDKTYCLMNETSANRNGSVKEIESADLLNYQLEANNETSNLINFEFEKEMSSCKDIYNETLHGGQFVNEDMLLENLIQHCDQVNQKLDLVTPRPVIPCEENENTPINSTCRASRLIDVVSRLKDNSNYSTKKPKMIKHQQGVSRSKRNSYDKQVLLEETTLKTWKAKYVSLLRSTDLVGDKSYFNESVWRSNVWNNPLCRVNKCIESYWKKSETNKFFVPNPNEGTALKSKEPNDYETQSFKFSEIEKLRAIGDDNTTTNSFRNNDQAGTCGSTWRMASLDFTGWKHRGVAVDKRFSLASGYASDSQAETGGFSSVNTPNLDNNLQTDNFFTRRLGGSLSMDHTFPNISFNDWMLKNQMFETGGKCSDESIENDRSRMSEEPYSLSHTFSKSASPSFMDRTFLPISLETIQNEPQDCHGFKNRFTTNGFYTWTRKKFHESLLECLSRISSNKEINFNQLVPPDEANAFHASTTFFNLLMLASSNEISIKQKSFDSPLLVTLVLDVVNTERCTKNDTADISFYSQNDLILTPC